CCTGTAAACGTAACCTTAGGCCACGCCTTCTTCATTGCCTCCAACATCTCGTCCGAGCTAACTCGAAGGCCACGGCCCACGTTATATACGCTATACGCTCCGTGCTTATGTTTGCTAGCCGGGGCGTCGAGGACAGTCTGGATTGCCTTAGCAGCGTCCGGGGCGTAGATAAAGTCCCGGTCCTGAGATGTCAGCGACATGTCCACCGCCTCACCGCGTATCGCCGCGCGAGTCCACTGCGTCGGCAGCGACAGGTTGGACCTGTGCCCGCTGACCCGCTCCATGGGCCCGTAAAGCGAGGTCATGCGCACCCCCACCGTCTCAAACCCGTGTACCTGTCCGTACTTGCCCACGATCATTTCAGACGCCAGCTTGCTTATCCCGTAAAAGCTATCTGGGAACAGCTTCACGTCCTCCTTCAGCACGTCCTTGTGCGACCTCGGCCCCGTATATACCCCCGCCGTCCCCACGTATAGGAACCGCCGCACTCCTGCCTTCCGCGCCATCTCAACGATGTTGACTGTGCCAGTTATGTTTATATCGAGTATTCGCTGCCCGTTCAGCTTCTCGGTCTCAGGCCGGGAGCCTGTGAAGGCCGCGGCGTGCACAACCTTGTCAAATTTATGCTTGGAGGCCAGCTCATCCAACCCCTTTCGGTCCAGGATATCTCCCTCCAACCACCGCACCCGGCCCTTCCACGGTTCCAGGTATCTTTTCGCCAAAGCGTCCACAGGCGCCACGTCTAGCGACACCACCTCATGGCCCGACTGCGCCAGCGCCCTCACAATGTTTGACCCGGCGAATCCAACGCCTCCCGTCACCAGAGTAGCCATGCTGGCCTCCTTACACTTTTATCGGCGCGATTTTCAATTGACACCCCGTAATCCTAGTCCATAAACTTAACGATGAAAACTTCGTATCCTGATTAGTCCTTATCACTCCCAGCTTAAAGGCGCGGCGGTGCTGTCCGATGTCGGATAAGAAAATAGTCGTCATTGGCGGAGGGACTGGTAATCATACCACCCTCTCGGGACTCAAGAAAA
This region of SAR202 cluster bacterium genomic DNA includes:
- a CDS encoding NAD(P)-dependent oxidoreductase, whose translation is MATLVTGGVGFAGSNIVRALAQSGHEVVSLDVAPVDALAKRYLEPWKGRVRWLEGDILDRKGLDELASKHKFDKVVHAAAFTGSRPETEKLNGQRILDINITGTVNIVEMARKAGVRRFLYVGTAGVYTGPRSHKDVLKEDVKLFPDSFYGISKLASEMIVGKYGQVHGFETVGVRMTSLYGPMERVSGHRSNLSLPTQWTRAAIRGEAVDMSLTSQDRDFIYAPDAAKAIQTVLDAPASKHKHGAYSVYNVGRGLRVSSDEMLEAMKKAWPKVTFTGAKPAPEEDLRRALVDTGRLRELGYTPEHSIVQGLTAYMKWRTEFSYKD